From the genome of Pseudonocardia sp. EC080619-01:
GCTGTCGCACCTGTGCCTGCGGTTCGCGAACATCCTGCTCACGGTGGCCGGACTGTCGTTCCTCGGGCTCGGGCCGCAGCCGCCGACCCCGGAGTGGGGGGTGATGCTCGCCGACGGGAGGCAGTTCCTGTTCAACGCACCGCAGCTCGTCGTCCTCCCCGCGCTGGCCGTCGTGGGCACGGCGCTGATCGTGACCGGGATCGGCCGGGAGATCGAGCGACGGACCGTCACCGGACCTTCCGGACAGTTCTGAAAGAGCGTCGTTCCTGCCAGACTTGTGCGAGAGCGCACGAACGGCAGGAGGCACGACGTGGCGGTGACGGCAGCGGACGGACGGCGGCGGGGCGAGGCCCGGCCCGAGCTGAAGTGCCTGGTGGACGAGACCGGGGTGGTGCCGCGCACCGCCTCGGTCGACGACGCCCGCGCGGTGCTCGCCGAAGACGGTGTCGTGCGGATCCCCGGGGCGGGGCTCGACCCGGAGTGCCTCGTCGTGACCGCGGCCCGGGTGCTCGGGGGCCGGTTGCGCGAGCTGTTCGGGATCCGCCCGCAGGGCGGGACCGACTCCCCCGCACTGGGCCTGCACAACGACGGCGCGTACCTCCAGGGCGACGTGCACGGGCGCACCGTGCGCCTGCGCGACCCCGACGAGGACTACCTGCTGATGCACTGCACGTCGCCGGCGCCGTCCGGCGGGGACTCGGTGCTCGTCGACGGCTACGCCCTGGTCGACCGGCTGGCCACCGACCACCCGGAGCTGCACGCGTTCGTCACCGGTGCCGACACCGACTTCTTCGGGACGCGGGTGGACCCGCCGCGCGGGGTGCCGGCCACACCCCTGCTCCGCAGGATGGTCGAGTACACCCGGGGTGGCCGCCGCGCGGTGCGGGCCAGCGACTACGCGCTCCCGGTGCCCCGTGTCCCCGAGTGGGACGAGCACCTCGCCCGGATCGAGGAGTACGCCGACCTGCTCGCGACGGCGTCCGAGGCGGCCCCGCGGTTCCGGATGGACAGCGGTGACCTGCTGATCCTCGACAACTACCGGTTCCTGCACGGTCGCGACGCCTTCAGCGGCTCGCGCACCCTGCACGTCCTGTCGGTCAGGACGACCGAGGCCTTCTGAGACACCGACGGCCGCCCTCCACACCGGGAGGGCGGCCGTCGGCGTCGTGCGTGGTGGCGCTCAGTCCATCGTGAACGGGTCGTAGGTGATCCGGTCCAGCGGCGTGCCCGCCACCAGCATCCGGGACACCGTCGAGCGGATCATCGCCGGCGAGCCGCACACGAGGACGTCGTGGTCGCTCCAGGCGCCGAACCGGGTCACGACGTCGGCCAGGGTGCCGGTCTCGGCGCCGGACGGCTCGTCCTCGTGCTCGACGACCGGGATCACGTCCAGCCACGGGAAGCTGTAGGACAGCTTCCGCAGCGAGGTGAAGTCGTACAGGTCGTCCCAGGTGCGGCCACCGACGAACACCTGGGTGCGCGGCGGCCGCGGCCGCTGCCGCACCTCGTCGAGCAGGGCCTTCATCGGGGCGACGCCGGTGCCACCGGCGACCATCAGCAGCTCACGCTCCGTGTTCTGCGGGACGGCCATCCGGCCCATCGGCGGGCCGATCCGCCAGGTCTCGCCGATCTGGCTGTGCGCGACGATCGCCCGGCTCACCCAGCCGTTCTCGACGGCGCGGACGTGGAACTCGATCGTCCCGTCGTGCCGCGGCGCGTTCGCCGGGGACAGGTAGCGCCAGAGCCGAGGGCGGTGCGGCGTCTCCACCGAGACGTACTGCCCGGCCTGGTAGGGCACCTGCTGCTCGGTCG
Proteins encoded in this window:
- a CDS encoding TauD/TfdA family dioxygenase is translated as MAVTAADGRRRGEARPELKCLVDETGVVPRTASVDDARAVLAEDGVVRIPGAGLDPECLVVTAARVLGGRLRELFGIRPQGGTDSPALGLHNDGAYLQGDVHGRTVRLRDPDEDYLLMHCTSPAPSGGDSVLVDGYALVDRLATDHPELHAFVTGADTDFFGTRVDPPRGVPATPLLRRMVEYTRGGRRAVRASDYALPVPRVPEWDEHLARIEEYADLLATASEAAPRFRMDSGDLLILDNYRFLHGRDAFSGSRTLHVLSVRTTEAF
- a CDS encoding globin domain-containing protein encodes the protein MTADQLIAGDVAPPRRPASEADRTVELIRNSFALVEPQAEELGKHFYARLFSRAPETRDLFPVNMEVQRSRLLRALVHVVQMVDQPDDLVPFLQQLGRDHRKFGVLSQHYDAVGDALISAIATYSGENWTPDVEKAWTGAYGIVADAMQQAAAAERGPASWLGRVVDHRRIGWDLAVVTVATEQQVPYQAGQYVSVETPHRPRLWRYLSPANAPRHDGTIEFHVRAVENGWVSRAIVAHSQIGETWRIGPPMGRMAVPQNTERELLMVAGGTGVAPMKALLDEVRQRPRPPRTQVFVGGRTWDDLYDFTSLRKLSYSFPWLDVIPVVEHEDEPSGAETGTLADVVTRFGAWSDHDVLVCGSPAMIRSTVSRMLVAGTPLDRITYDPFTMD